The sequence TGCGCGAACGGATCGTGTCGCACGCGCGCGCGGCGGACGAGGCGCATGCGCGCCGTCCGGGAGCGCGTTGATGCGCGCGATGGTATTCGACGGCGGCGCGCCGCGGCTGCGCGAAGCCGAGCTGCCGGACCCCGTGCCGGCGGCGGGGCAACTGCTGATCGACGTGCACGCGTGCGGCGTGTGCCGGACCGATCTGCACGTCGTCGACGGCGATCTGCGCGATCCGAAGCGGCCGGTGATTCCGGGGCACGAGATCGTCGGCACGGTGGCCGCGCTCGGCGCGCTCGCGAAGGGTTTCACGATCGGCGAGCGTGTCGGCGTGCCTTGGCTCGGGCGCACGTGCGGCCATTGCGCGTACTGCGCGAGCGGCCGCGAGAACCTGTGCGATGCGCCCGGCTTCACCGGCTACACGATCGACGGCGGCTATGCGCAGCGCACGGTCGCCGACGCGCGCTTTTGCGTGCACGTGCCGAGCCGCTACGACGATATTCATGCGGCGCCGCTGCTGTGCGCGGGTCTCATCGGCTACCGGACGCTGAAGATGGCCGGTTCCGCGCGGCGCATCGGCCTGTACGGATTCGGCGCGGCCGCGCACCTCGTCGCGCAGGTCGCGCGTTTTCAGGGGCGCACCGTTTATGCGTTCACGCGCCCGGGCGACGCCGCCGCACAGCGGCTCGCGCGCCGGCTCGGCGCCGCGTGGGCGGGCGGCAGCGACGAAGCCGCGCCCGAGCCGCTCGATGCGGCGCTGATCTTCGCATCGGTCGGCGCGCTCGTGCCGGCCGCGCTCGCGGCGGTCGTGAAGGGCGGCGCCGTCGTGTGCGGTGGGATTCACATGTCGGACATTCCGTCGTTTTCGTACGATTTGTTGTGGGGCGAGCGGCGGATCGTATCGGTCGCGAACCTGACGCGCGACGACGCGGCCGAATTCATGCGGATTGCGAACGACGTGCCGCTCGACGTGGAGGCAACGCCGTATCCGCTCGCGCAGGCGAACCAGGCACTCGACGATCTGCGCGCCGGACGTCTGGCCGGGGCGGCGGTGTTGACGATGCGCTAGCGCCGGAGCGCGTGCGCGCCTGCGTGGCGGTTGCCGAGGGCATGCGGCGAGATGCGGCCGCGCCGCGTCGGTCGCCGGGAACGGAGGCGGGCCCGTCGCGGGAGGCGCGGCCGCGCATTGAAACGTCGACGCATCGAAATACCGATACATCCACACTTCAACACGCCGGCGCGGCCGCTTCGCAACGCGCCGCCGCAGCGGCGCGTCACACGCGCGCGAGCCCCTGCGGATCGGTGATGCGGATCTGCTTGCCGCGCGGCGCGATCAACCGGTCGCGCTGGAACTTCGACAGCATCCGGCTGACCGTCTCGAGCTTCATCCCGAGGTAGCAGCCGATTTCCTCGCGCGTCATCCGCAGGTTGAATTCCGATGCCGAATAGCCGCGCTTCTGGAAACGCTCGGAAATATTGAGCAGGAATGCGGCAACGCGCTGCTCGGCCGTCATCGTGCCGAGCAGCATCATCAGGCTCGATTCGCGAACGATCTCGCCGCTCATCAACTGATGCACGTGGTGCTGCATCGGCTTCACCTCGCGGCACACCGCCTCGAGCTGCGCGAACGGGATGATGCACACGGTGCTGTCCTCGAGCGCAATCGCATCGCTGTTGTGGCGGCCGCCGCACACGCCGTCCAGCCCGAGCGTCTCGCCGACGATCTGGAAGCCCGTTACCTGCTCGCGGCCGTCGCGGTGCATGACGACCGTCTTGAACGAGCCGGTGCGCACCGCATAGATGCTCTGGAACGTGTCGTGCGTGCGGAACAGCGCGTCGCCGCGCTTGACGTGGCGCGTCGTGCAGACCATCGCGTCGAGCCGCGCGAATTCGATCGGCGTGAGGCCGGCCGGCATGCACACGTTGCGTATCGCGCAGGTCGAGCAGCGGGTCGCCGGCAGCTTCGGCGCGTCGTCGGCCGTCACGGGATGCAGCCTGATCACCGGCCGCTGCGGCTCGGCGCAGGGCTCTGCTTCATTGACAGAGGCGGTCAGCATAATCGGCTCCTTTCATGCGCGACGCCCGACTGGCACGGCGGACGTGGCGTACACGTGGCGCGGCACGCGGTGCCGCTTTGCGCGACGGCGTCGACGAAGCGATCGACGCGTGCCGCGCGGCATGCCGGACGGCGACTGCGAGCTGCCGGGAACGGTCGTCCGGGGGGCGGGCTCGCGCGCCGCCGTGCGCAATCCGCCATTTCGTTGCGATTGCCGAACCGGCCGGCGCAAGCCGCCCGCTAAGAGCATAGACGACGAAACGCGAGGTGAAGCGATCGTCGGCGGACTTGCCCCTATGGTTGCCAGTATGGAACGCGGATTGCTGCATCGAAATTGGCAAACATTGAAGTTGGCGTAAGCATCAGCGTAGCGCTGTAGGTCATTTCCTACAGCAGTGGCGCGGGTCGTTGCCGTTTGTTCGTTTGACTCAGGTCAACGGATCGCGTAAGTGCGCGCTTACAGTAAAACGCGATAGCGTTGAGGGGTTTCACGTCGCGTCGCGGCGGCGGGTGTCGACATGTCGCCGCGCATGCGCACCGGCGCGCGCGTTCGTCGCGCGCCGGGCAACACATTTTTCAACCCATGCCCGGATGGCCGCCGCGCGACTGTGCTTGCGCAGGGCGCGGCGCCAATGCCGCACCGGGCACCTCATCGGGAGGCCGTGATGCAAGCAAAACGCGTGGCATTCGTGACGGGCGGTATGGGCGGACTGGGTGCGGCGATCAGCCGGCGGCTGCACGACGCCGGCATGGCTGTGGCGGTGTCGCATTCGGAGCGCAACGATCATGTGTCGACGTGGCTGATGCACGAGCGCGACGCCGGACGCGATTTCAAGGCGTATGCGGTCGACGTCGCGGATTTCGAATCGTGCGAGCGGTGCGCGGAGAAGGTGCTCGCCGATTTCGGCAAGGTCGACGTGCTGATCAACAACGCGGGGATCACGCGCGATGCGACGTTCATGAAGATGACGAAGGGCGACTGGGACGCGGTGATGCGCACCGATCTCGATGCGATGTTCAACGTGACGAAACAGTTCATCGCGGGCATGGTCGAGCGGCGCTTCGGGCGCATCGTCAACATCGGCTCGGTGAACGGCTCGCGCGGCGCGTTCGGTCAGGCGAATTATGCGTCGGCGAAGGCGGGCATCCACGGCTTCACGAAGACGCTCGCGCTCGAGACGGCGAAGCGCGGGATCACGGTCAACACGGTGTCGCCCGGCTATCTCGCGACCGCGATGGTCGAAGCGGTGCCGCAGGACGTGCTCGAGGCGAAGATCCTGCCGCAGATTCCGGTTGGCCGGCTCGGCCGGCCCGACGAAGTGGCCGCGCTCATCGCGTTTCTGTGCTCGGACGACGCGGGGTTCGTCACCGGCGCCGATCTCGCGATCAACGGCGGGATGCACATGTCCTGACCGGCCGCTACACCGGCGCCGGCCGCACCGAGGCGGCGCACTTTGGCTTCGGCGGGGTGCGATTCGGCTCGATGCGGTGCGCACGGGGCAGCCGGCGTCGCGCGGGACGACGCCGCGCCGCTGTGTCATGCGGCACTCGCATCGCATGATTGAAATGGTGGGGGGCGGTGTTGCGGGGTTGGCCGACCACCTATCGTTCGCCGGTTGCGTTTCGAGCGGGTTCCGCTTGCATGTCGATTGTTTCTGCCGCGCGTAGCGGGCACTGTCCCACCGCCCGGCCGCGCGATCGATCTGCGTAATCGTTCAGGGTGACGAAACATCGGACGCGGATCTCGCCGTCGCCGCCGGCATGTCGCCCGCGGCATTCGTCGGCTGATTCGCCGCGCCCGGTTTCGATCGATCGGCGCGCGCCGTCATGTTTCGCCGATTCCGGCCGCAGCGTTCGAGGCGGTCGCGGCGTTCGATACGCATCGGCGGATGCCGCTTGTTGCCGCCCATTCCACGCATTCCGCCAATTCACCGATTCACCGATTCGATGCGGCAAAACGGCGGGCCTCGCCGCTTGCCCGGCGGCCTCGCTGCACTCGCCCGGATCATGCCGCGCGCGTGGGCGCGTCCTCCAGTTCGACCGATTCGAGGTACGACGGCACGTCGCAACGCCAATGCAGGGTTTCCTCGATTCGCCGCCGCAGCGCGTCGGCCGCTGCGGGCTCGCCGTGCGTGACGAACGTGCGCGCGGGCGCGCTCGATTGCGCGCCGAGCCATCCGAGGATCTCGCCGTAATCCGCGTGCGCGGACAGCGACGAGATCATCTGGACCTGCGCGCGCACGCGCACGTATTCGCCGTGAATCTTCAGCGTCGGCTCGTGCGCGGCGAGCGCCGCCCCGCGCGTGCCCGCCGCCTGGTAGCCGACGAGCAGGACCGTGTTGCGGCTGTCGGGCGCGTAGCGCGCGAGATGATGCAGCACGCGGCCGCCCGTCGCCATGCCGCTGCCGGCGATGACGACCATCGGCCCATGGTGATCGGCGATCGCCTTCGATTGCTCGACCGTGCGCACCATCACCGCCGCATGACCGATCGCATCCGCGTCGGACATCGTGAGCCGGTGGTCGGATAGCCGCCGCCGGTAGATCTCGGTGACGCTCGTCGCCATCGGGCTGTCGAGAAAGACGGGGACGTGCGGCATCCGCCCGGTCTGCTTCAATTGCGCGATGTAGTAAAGGATCTCCTGCGCGCGCCCGACCGTGAAGCACGGCATCACGACCACGCCGCCGCGCGCGAACGTCTTCGCGAACACGTCGGCGAGCTCGGTCTGCGGATCGCTCGCATCGTGCAGCCGGTCGCCGTACGTCGATTCGACGACGAGATAGTCCGCATGAACGGGCGGCACGGGCGCGCGCATGATCGGATCGTGCGCGCGGCCGAGATCGCCGGAGAACGCGAGCAGCGTATGCCGCCAGCAGACGACGACGCTCGCCGCGCCGAGAATGTGCCCGGCGGGCAGCAGACGGAAGTGCAGATCGCCCGCGAGCGCGCTCGGCGCGTCGAAATCGCGCGGCGCGAGGCGCTCGAGCGTGCGCTTCGCGTCGTCGGTCGTGTAGAGCGGCAACGCCGGATGATGTTTCGAGTAGCCGTGGCGGTTCGCGAAATCGGCTTCTTCCTCGAGGAGCCGCGCGCTGTCGATCAGCATGATCTCGCAG is a genomic window of Burkholderia mallei ATCC 23344 containing:
- a CDS encoding beta-ketoacyl-ACP reductase is translated as MQAKRVAFVTGGMGGLGAAISRRLHDAGMAVAVSHSERNDHVSTWLMHERDAGRDFKAYAVDVADFESCERCAEKVLADFGKVDVLINNAGITRDATFMKMTKGDWDAVMRTDLDAMFNVTKQFIAGMVERRFGRIVNIGSVNGSRGAFGQANYASAKAGIHGFTKTLALETAKRGITVNTVSPGYLATAMVEAVPQDVLEAKILPQIPVGRLGRPDEVAALIAFLCSDDAGFVTGADLAINGGMHMS
- a CDS encoding helix-turn-helix domain-containing protein; the protein is MLTASVNEAEPCAEPQRPVIRLHPVTADDAPKLPATRCSTCAIRNVCMPAGLTPIEFARLDAMVCTTRHVKRGDALFRTHDTFQSIYAVRTGSFKTVVMHRDGREQVTGFQIVGETLGLDGVCGGRHNSDAIALEDSTVCIIPFAQLEAVCREVKPMQHHVHQLMSGEIVRESSLMMLLGTMTAEQRVAAFLLNISERFQKRGYSASEFNLRMTREEIGCYLGMKLETVSRMLSKFQRDRLIAPRGKQIRITDPQGLARV
- a CDS encoding MBL fold metallo-hydrolase RNA specificity domain-containing protein; its protein translation is MKLTFLGATETVTGSKYLLEDAGTRVLIDCGLFQGTKKLRLRNWSPLPVPADSIDAVVLTHAHLDHSGYLPVLVREGFRGPIYCTHGTAALCEIMLIDSARLLEEEADFANRHGYSKHHPALPLYTTDDAKRTLERLAPRDFDAPSALAGDLHFRLLPAGHILGAASVVVCWRHTLLAFSGDLGRAHDPIMRAPVPPVHADYLVVESTYGDRLHDASDPQTELADVFAKTFARGGVVVMPCFTVGRAQEILYYIAQLKQTGRMPHVPVFLDSPMATSVTEIYRRRLSDHRLTMSDADAIGHAAVMVRTVEQSKAIADHHGPMVVIAGSGMATGGRVLHHLARYAPDSRNTVLLVGYQAAGTRGAALAAHEPTLKIHGEYVRVRAQVQMISSLSAHADYGEILGWLGAQSSAPARTFVTHGEPAAADALRRRIEETLHWRCDVPSYLESVELEDAPTRAA
- a CDS encoding zinc-dependent alcohol dehydrogenase family protein, which encodes MRAMVFDGGAPRLREAELPDPVPAAGQLLIDVHACGVCRTDLHVVDGDLRDPKRPVIPGHEIVGTVAALGALAKGFTIGERVGVPWLGRTCGHCAYCASGRENLCDAPGFTGYTIDGGYAQRTVADARFCVHVPSRYDDIHAAPLLCAGLIGYRTLKMAGSARRIGLYGFGAAAHLVAQVARFQGRTVYAFTRPGDAAAQRLARRLGAAWAGGSDEAAPEPLDAALIFASVGALVPAALAAVVKGGAVVCGGIHMSDIPSFSYDLLWGERRIVSVANLTRDDAAEFMRIANDVPLDVEATPYPLAQANQALDDLRAGRLAGAAVLTMR